A genomic window from Solanum dulcamara chromosome 11, daSolDulc1.2, whole genome shotgun sequence includes:
- the LOC129873115 gene encoding protein S40-5-like, whose amino-acid sequence MAKGRKLATSRSEMLLGNYPSYRNGSATVNGSSELGEDDIWSTVDDMVNGDDHSSRGEWNPHAADESNNVNFGGYVNHKQPPVQQSDHHSRRGRQVGGLSLAFDDSGKTASPRILHQFRGQDAPSPRVAHMATSAPVNVPDWSKIYRVNSVESLHDSDDGVDDHDSEMVPPHEYIARSRNSNAHSVFEGVGRTLKGRDLSRVRDAVWSQTGFDG is encoded by the coding sequence ATGGCCAAGGGTCGGAAACTGGCCACTAGTCGCAGTGAAATGTTATTAGGAAACTACCCCAGCTATAGAAATGGAAGTGCAACAGTCAACGGTTCCTCAGAACTTGGAGAAGATGATATCTGGTCAACGGTTGATGACATGGTCAACGGGGATGATCACAGTTCAAGGGGAGAGTGGAATCCACACGCCGCCGATGAGAGTAATAACGTAAACTTCGGTGGGTATGTGAACCACAAGCAGCCACCGGTCCAGCAATCCGACCACCACAGCCGCCGCGGCCGCCAGGTTGGTGGCTTGTCATTGGCGTTTGATGATTCAGGTAAAACGGCATCTCCTCGGATCTTGCACCAGTTTCGCGGACAAGACGCGCCATCCCCACGTGTGGCACACATGGCCACGTCAGCGCCAGTGAATGTCCCTGATTGGTCCAAGATATACCGAGTTAACTCGGTCGAGTCATTGCACGACTCGGACGATGGTGTCGACGATCACGACTCGGAGATGGTTCCACCGCATGAATACATCGCTCGAAGCCGGAACTCCAACGCTCACTCAGTGTTCGAAGGCGTGGGCCGTACATTAAAAGGTCGGGATTTGAGTCGGGTTCGAGATGCTGTATGGAGTCAGACCGGATTTGATGGTTGA